The sequence TGAAAAGCATCCTGCTTCCCTAGCCATGGAGGAAGagtacagccattgtggctagtagccactgacagcttcatccttcatgaatttgtcctctATTAAAGTCACCCCGCTGGCATTGGCCTATGACAAAGCGGGGTGCATCTGTCTCCCTTATTACTGACTTTCAGAAGGAATTTTAAAACACCCCTGTTTACCCAGGCGTTTGGTGACAGAAGGGTACTGTTCCTTTCAAATGTGGAATCACTGGTTAAGGGACTTTAAAAGAAACTGTTTTAGAAGgttttaaactctttttataaTACTTAGAAATATTATtgatgtgtttgccaccctgtGCTCCTTTGGGAAATAGGGTGAGATATAAATTGAAACAACAAGTAATAATAATGTGCTAATGTTATTGTCATTCTTTATGTTTCTTAGTCATTTGCACAAACATCTCAAAACAACTTACAAATCATAGTAAAAGACACAACATATAAAAAGCTAAATAACTGAAAGCAATGCGCAATTGGTGAAATACACAGATAGAAGTATCCTATCATTGTAGACTATTGAATAGGCCCTTGATAACAACGTGTGAAGTTAATATAACTGAACAGGGAAGTCTTTGATTCTGGATGGTACTAAATCTTTTTTTTACCTGCACGTTCACTGCGAACTCTTTCTTCAGGATGGCATCTTCTTTCATGGGCACTTCCcttgggggctcctgctgctatTTGCTCAGGTGCGCCATCACCAGGAACAACTTCCTCTCTCACAGAATGCCTCAGCTCAACACAATACTCGTCCTTCCCCAAGTTGTTGGGTGCCCCCGGCATCCATGCTTTGTAGTTGTAGGTAGATTCATCTGACCACCTCCATTTTCCACTCTGTAGTGAAGAGAGAAAGCAACTAAGGCATGGGTCGGCAACCTAatgcccgggggccagatgcagcccaatcgccttctcaattcggcccacagacagtccgggaatcagcgtgtttttacacgagtagaatgtgtgcttttatttaaaatgcttctctgggatatttgtggggcataggaattcgttcatttgttttatttatttattttcaaaatatagttcgtccccccacaaggtctgagggacagtgaaccggccccctgctgaaaaagtttgctgacccctgaaataaGGGGACAACCcagacaagaatttcaaaaagaatgggggaaatgcagagaatactttatcaaacagtgccccaaaatatatacctggacttgttttgattaatttcTACAGGAGactttgtgttttttaaagtcataactaggaaaaattgtaataatcacatataaaagaaacagtatacaagaagtaaataaggaggccatttacaggataaaggaagtcttttatttttatgtttgttttctttatgtaaagggataggagtttaattttgataattaaattgtcaatggtggtgggtttgtttgtttgtttgtttgtttgtatgagttgttgtggactatgttgtaaataaattattaatatttttttaaaaaaaaacataaaaagttTGGAGGTGAAGGGATACTGGTTCTCCTATGACCTCAGTTCTGTGGCCTACATCCTGGAGCCTATCAACTCAGAAACAACCCATCAACCATTAAATAACGGTTGTACATCATGGTAGTCTACATAGCACTGCAAAACTGGAGGACCTGTTCCATAACTAAGATGTCTACAGCCCTAAATTGATTGGGCAGGCCTTACAAATCCACTACTAACACCCAAGGCAACCTCTATGGCTGACAGGGAGCGGCCTCCGAAATTCACAGCTGAGAGGAAGACGTTAGGGATGCAATGGCACTCCATGTGAACAACGTTTGTTAGAAGGTGCCTTTCCCATGGAGAACACTGGCAGAGCAGAAATGTAGCAGTTTCCAGATACTCACATGTCGGATGTCATGCAAACCAATCCAGACATTGCTGATGTCAGTCTGGTAAGCAGCAATGTGATTGGCTACCACGAGGGTCTCTGCGGGGGTAAGGAGGGAAGCAAGGTGGGCCCCACGCCTGTAACTCTGGCACTCAATCTAGACAAGGACAAGAACAAAGGCTGGTTTTTCCCACATTCTGCTACTCTTTCCTGGGACATCCTGTGGCTTAAAGCAAGTAGAATTGTGCTGAACAaggaacttttctttttcttctcatagaatcatagaatcatagagttggaagagaccacaagggccatcaagtccaaccccctgccaagcaggaaacaccatcaggaaacatatggttgtcaagcctctgcttaaagacctccaaagaaggagactccaccacactccttggcagcaaattccactgtcgaacagctcttactgtcaggaagttcttcctaatgtttaggtggaatcttctttcttgtaatttggatcCATTTCTCCGtgcccgcttctctggagcagcagaaaacaacctttctccctcctctatgtgacatccttttatatatttgaacatggctatcatatcagcccttaacctcctcttctccaggctaaacatgcccagctcccttagcgttcctcataaggcatcgtttccaggcctttgaccattttggttgccctcctctggacacgttccagtttctcagtgtccttcttgaactgtggtgcccagaactggacacagtactccaggtgaggtctgaccagagcagaatacagtggcactattacttcccttgatctagatgctatactcctattgatgcagcccagaattgcattggcttttttagctgccgcgtcacactttcttttcttttctttttttaaaaaatagattttacaaatataaaattataaaaatatcACAACACATATCTACGATTAAAAGATTCCTCCggatctctggacttcccaccttcccctccaaggGTTCTATTGTTAAATCTTTTCTACTGCATTTTTTTCAATAATCCTTTTTTTTATAGCTCCATTATCTCCATAGTACccattacattacaagtgttattggaatcctgctaatgttttcattagTTTACAGTGGTCCCCAagataaattatatttttttccaaagttATGGTCTTCTTGGCTTTGAGCGTTCTGGTcgattttgccatttcggcatagtaaaacaatttaatttgccattcttctcttgtaGGGATTTTATCTTCTATCCATCTCTGAGCTAATAGCATCCATGCTGCTGTTGGAACAAGGAACTTTTCAGGGttgagaacctcaggcccagaggtTGAATGGGGGCCTTCAAAACTTTATCCGGCCCACAAAACTATTCCTAGGCCTCATGCCCTCTTCCCAAGTGAGCACCCTTCATTGGCCCTACTTCACACCCCAAGTGTTTTCTTCCTAGCTTGAATGtatcattgaactctgataatacctCTTACTTTCCTGGCTAGAGAAGTGTGTGTAGAAAtactacaaaggtaaaattcacttttgtctctggccctgtccatcactgccatgtggccctccGGGGGTTCCCAGGGTGGAATACAGCCCTCATTCCAAAAAGGATTCCTCACCCCAGCCTGAGGGAAAACCTTGACTCTTCCATGGCTTCACAAGATTGCCTCAAGAACAGTGTCAGGTCAGACACCTGCCAAGGGCCCAGAGGTATGGAAGGGCTCATCACCAAACCTCCCAAACCAACTGTGATAAAGATTCCAACATTAGGCACTGTGGGATCCACATATGGTATTGACCCACCATGATACGGACCCAAGCTTCAGCTCAACTCCCAGAATAATTGCTGCCGCCATCAGGAAAACACAtctgcagggaggagggaggtgaTTTGAATGACTGCCAGAGATGACAAGCAGCTATGCCACATAGGGGCTGTGATGTCGGGAGGATGACAGAGGCAGCAGCACccccttaaaacaaaacaaagggatAGTACAGggctacctctggttacaaacttaatttgttccagaggtctgtacttaacctgaaaccattcataagctgaggtaccactttagctaatggggcctcccaatgccgctgcaccgccgccgcaagatttctgttctcatcctgaggtaaagttcttaacccgaggtactacttccgggctagcggattctgtaaccagaagtgtttgtaacccgaggtaccactgtaattctttccTGTCTTTAGCTAGCTGTTTCCTGGCTGTCTCCTGGGATTCTTCTGGCTACCATAAGGATGGAAAGAAGGAGAACCATGAAAAACAATACTGAACCTCCTTTTGGACTTCCATATTTTGAGAGCCATTTACCTAACTTAGGCAAAGCCAGCTGGCCACTTACCTCTGCCTCATGCCAGGTCATCTGAGTCTCAAAATAGCCATAGCAATTGCCCTGGTATTGCAGCCACTCTCTGGCACAGGTGTCAGCTTTCACTGCTCAGGAGAGAGACAAGAAAAACAGGAATGATGGTGAGGAGTGAGACGAGGACAGAGAGAAGTTTGCTTTCCAAACCACAGGCACTCAGCGccccttgcttctttaattggCACCAGGGGCACTGTTAGGAGGGGTGAccgggggggagagaataaaggTATTTCACGGGGAGGTATTTCCTGCAAACAGCAAGGACCCTGATACAATtcatacttcttcttttttgaagagGCCCAAGGAGAGTCTGACATCTTTTGGCTCTGAGGAAGTGTCCCATCACAAGAGAACTTCCACTCTGTTGGCAGGAGAAACTCACCTTCCACTAAGGGACTTGAAACCAGGAAGCCAGCCAGAAAGACACTAAGATAAGCAACAGACTTCATGTCCTTTATTCACCTGTGAATATACACATAGAGATGGCAGCAGCAGAGCAAAGACAGGGTCAGCATCAAGGATTAGCATGGTAGGGCATTTGGAGTATAgggccttataccaagtcagtatCTGGCTCAGTACGGGGAGGATATTAGCcacgcttgctggggctgatggaagctgtagtccaacaatatctggagggccacagtgttTTCATTTGTAGTCTGAACTGGCTGACagtaactctccagggtttcgggcagGTGATATTCCCAGATCTACCCAGAGACACTGGGGACTGAACCAAACTGACAACGCACCTTGAACTTGTTGCATTCAGgaggtagacccactgaaggaAAGGGGACCATGGAAGGTGTCTTGCCCAACGGCCCTGGGGCTGACACTGGCAGAAAAACCACGAAGCTGGATATCAGGGAGATGCTGATACCATGAGTATCCATAATCAAATTCAAACCTGCAGTGGGTATCTAATAACCTGGGGTTACTGGGTTCAGTTTCTAGGGTTCTAAGCTGTGAACCAGGCAAAAAGATACTGTTCTGTTAACCAAGGGGGAGAGACTTGACCGCTTAGCTGCTCACCTGAGTCCTTCTGCTGCTGAGCTTTCTTCCTTGGAAGATATGCTGGGGCTGTCTGCTAAGTCTGTAGGTGCTTGGATGGTCTCCTGGCCATGAATGGCTTTAATATAGAGCTCAGGTGAACATGATGAAATATTAAAAGGTAAGAGCTTTAAGGAAATGTCTTGATATGCTATTGGCAACATTGCATAACAGGGGGGCCAGCCAGCAGAAAGGTGATTTTTATCACGATCCCATTCACAAATTATGAGTGATGGGCCAAAATATGCCCTCTAGTTGACTGTTCTTCCCCTGGGAATGGGGCTTCCCTTTTTCTGCCTCATTTCTGATGTAGAATTTCAGTGAGAATGGATTCGGCATGCCTTATTGTGTTAGAAGGCTGGGGATGGGGCAGCAGGGGTGTTTCTTCCTGCTGAACTTTTCACCAGCAGTCTGCAGCCTCCCTAGGTGCCCACCATAGACACAATCTGTGCTGTGCAAGCCCTGTTGAAATGAAAGGAGAGTTCAGCAAAACCACAGTCCCAGGGTGACCTTTTCACTAGAAAGGGGAAGAATAGGTATTCCATGGAGTGCAAATTTGTAGACTTCTGCTTTCAAATAATGCTGCCCAGCAGCAATGTAAATGAACTGGGAAATGACAGTGGGAACTAGTGCTGACTCGGTCACTTGCTGCTTCTGGGTGTCATGTGGGGCCATAGAACAGATTCTGACTTTAACCAAATCCTGCAAGCAATTATTCCTAGTACTCTCaatagactacaattcccacgatGATTTGGCAGATATTATGATTGTGAGGGTGATATGAAATGGATATCCATTTGTGCTGCAGACATGCTCGTCCTCTCAGCCCAAATTGTCCCCCAATATGGTGTGAAGATAAATGAACCCTATGTGCAAATTGGACAGATTCCTGAAAAAAGAGAAGGATGCAAATTTATCTCTCCCTTCAAATTCTGCCACATGattctcattcatatatatatatatatatatatatatatatatatatatatatatttaaattttctgttttacaatttaaaatattcatttaaacaaccttaaaatatcaatgatgtcccttcttctctttccatggttcatttcgcAAAacgtaaatccctgcatattatatatgaactaaaccattcagtattccattattacttccatcgAAACTTATTTATACTGTTGAATTCATCTTAATGCTTCcagcgttttcaagtgtacacaatttcccccctatattcaataaactttttccaatattctttaaactaatgttcttcttgttctcttattctataagttaaatccgcaagctgcgcatattccatcagtttaagtttccattcttcttgggttgggacctcactcgttttccattttggggctaacaaaacatgggccattgtagtggcatacataaataatcttttttgacacctgggaatttccatctgaattatccccagcaaaaaggactctgtttggggtggggagtacttttaaacattttcattatgaattatttcccaatactcttttacccttttacaggtccaccacatatgaaagaacataccctcagcctcattgcatctccagcacttatcttgtcttatacatcttagcaagtctacttggagttttccatttttgggctaacaaagcaCAGGCCgttgtagtggcatacataaataaccttttaaataaataacctgCCACATGATTCTCCACCCCTCTACTTCCTCAATAATCAGTCAGCGTTCCTTGACCACTGAGCATACTCTGTCTTCAATGGGATGTTTTGGGGGATTTCCCTTCCGTAGggatattttccttttaaaataatgtcAGTCTTGGGGTTTCCCTGAGCCAGTTGATACTTCCCTCTTGTGCATAGATGGTGCCATAATGATCAGCACTCACACAACTGAGGTTGCTATTAGCACTGGGAGTGGCATGCCCCAAATTAACCCAGTGACAACTGGATCTGGGTTTTCATTGGGTCACTTTCTCAGTCTGGGGTTGCGctcttgtaaaaaggtaaaggtaaaagacccctgacagttaagtccagtcgcgaacgactctggggtcatctcgctttactgaccgagggagccgatgtttgtccacagacagttttccaggtcatgtggccagcatgactaagccgcttctggtgaaaccagagcagcgcacggaaacgccatttacctacctgctggagcggtatctatttatctccttgcactttgatgtgctttcaaactgctaggtgggcagaagctggggccgagaaacaggagctcacctcgtcgtggggattcgaaccgccaaccttccgatcggcaagccccaggctctgtgttttagaccacagtgccacccatgtcccgcaCTCTTGTACTTGGTGACTATTTGCTAACAGgggcaaagggtgtgtgtgaatcAA comes from Podarcis raffonei isolate rPodRaf1 chromosome 13, rPodRaf1.pri, whole genome shotgun sequence and encodes:
- the LOC128398918 gene encoding uncharacterized protein LOC128398918 codes for the protein MTWEEAEIECQSYHRGAHLASILTVAESLVVADHIFAYQTEPSNVWIGLHDIRHNGKWRWSDESTYNYKAWMLGAPNKRGGNKYCVELLRSVSGAAVPDADSPQQREERVIIKRSAIHGQETIQAPTDLADSPSISSKEESSAAEGLSFVVFLPVSAPGPLGKTPSMVPFPSVGLPPECNKFKDMKSVAYLSVFLAGFLVSTVKADTCAREWLQYQGNCYGYFETQMTWHEAEIECQSYRRGAHLASLLTPAETLVVANHIAAYQTDISNVWIGLHDIRHSGKWRWSDESTYNYKAWMPGAPNNLGKDEYCVELRHSVREEVVPGDGAPEQIAAGAPKGSAHERRCHPEERVRSERAEFSKWNDAKCHKLNSYICKHEL